The proteins below are encoded in one region of Oreochromis niloticus isolate F11D_XX linkage group LG6, O_niloticus_UMD_NMBU, whole genome shotgun sequence:
- the ctnnd1 gene encoding catenin delta-1 isoform X4 yields MEQCASTASLLASVREQERQFEMLSRALEEERRSCAGTLPRPLPNMQNGRIPCDADIERLTLNEGYINGTHHFRMEPGQVVQETFTVEEQPQEMPPIVSVETSEDGTTKRTETTVKKVVKTTTTRTVIPSVSDTLSVDGGGSVTGGYTTPADRIYRQGPGVPVPMDYPTQTVPRNYHYGPPVGPYDDYRTGPPSEVYTSLNRGAHMDDRYRPVHPDGYRTLDPNYRAPSRNQLDPYAAQPQVGPMGSGMELSSIPRFVPEPYGLEDDQRSMGYDEPDYGMGPPMHYSTVPRNPHAYPRAPPRRTGSYEGLLDGDMSGAGDYYWGGGAPLAQGERGSMASLDSTLRKGPGPGGWRQPELPEVIAMLNYRLDPVRSNAAAYLQHLTYKNDKVKSDVRRLKGIPALVSMLDNPHREVHYAACGALKNISYGKDQDNKIAIKNCDGVPALIRLLRKTHDQDLTDVITGTLWNLSSHDSVKMEIVDHALHALSDEVMVPHSGWERGSNGAGGGEENCKPRHLEWETALTNTAGCLRNVSSERSEARRKLRECTGLVDSLMYIVKSQIDCKDVDNKLTENCVCLLRNLSYQVHREIPNPERYLEATPNHQGPAYSSNKGSCFGSRKSKDEWFSKGRKDEDTADDTIDIPKRNSPAQGYELLYQPEVVRIYMSLVKESQNPTVLEASAGAIQNLCAGHWNYGRCIRGLVRREKGLSMMTEQLAHNNDRVVRAMSGALRNLAIDGRNKELLGKHAVPNLVNNLPGAGQSQPVRTVSEETVVSILSTLHEVLGSSLEAAKTLRAANGIERLVLINKDGNRSDREVRGAGLVLQTVWGYKELRRTLEKDGWKKTDFMVNLNPPTNKPNGYEESTLPLIDKGGKSDRDMIPLNDMGPDAYSTLDQTGRRNTLDNTLGPTDKDFDQGGMYGERQASLPLMDSYDG; encoded by the exons ATGGAGCAGTGTGCGAGTACGGCCTCCCTGCTGGCCTCGGTGCGGGAGCAGGAGAGGCAGTTTGAGATGCTGAGCCGAGCTCTGGAGGAGGAGCGGAGGTCGTGTGCTGGCACCTTGCCCCGCCCCCTCCCCAACATGCAG AACGGCCGCATTCCTTGTGATGCAGACATAGAAAGGCTGACATTGAACGAGGGTTACATCAACGGGACACATCAC TTCAGGATGGAGCCTGGTCAGGTGGTGCAGGAGACATTCACGGTGGAGGAACAACCCCAGGAGATGCCACCTATTGTGTCTGTGGAGACCAGTGAAGATGGGACAACAAAGCGTACAGAAACCACA GTAAAGAAAGTAGTAAAGACTACCACCACCCGCACAGTCATCCCTTCTGTGTCAGACACACTGTCAGTggatggtggaggctctgtgaCAGGTGGATACACTACACCCGCGGACCGAATCTACAGGCAGGGCCCTGGAGTTCCTGTGCCAATGGACTACCCCACTCAAACTGTGCCCCGAAACTACCACTACGGACCTCCAGTGGGACCTTATGACGACTACCGCACTGGACCTCCATCTGAGGTCTATACAAGCCTCAACAGGGGAGCTCACATGGATGATCGCTACAG ACCGGTTCATCCAGATGGGTATAGGACTCTAGATCCCAACTACAGAGCCCCCAGTAGGAACCAGTTGGACCCCTATGCTGCTCAGCCACAG GTTGGGCCTATGGGAAGTGGTATGGAGCTTTCCTCCATTCCAAGGTTTGTTCCAGAGCCATACGGTCTGGAGGATGACCAACGCAGCATGGGCTATGATGAGCCCGACTATGGCATGGGACCTCCAATGCATTACAGCACTGTGCCACGCAACCCCCATGCTTACCCTCGTGCACCGCCTCGCAGGACCGG GAGCTATGAGGGCCTCTTGGATGGCGACATGAGCGGTGCAGGAGATTACTACTGGGGTGGTGGTGCGCCGCTGGCTCAGGGTGAAAGAGGGAGCATGGCTTCATTGGACAGCACTCTAAGGAAAGGCCCAGGCCCCGGTGGCTGGCGTCAGCCAGAGTTGCCTGAGGTCATCGCCATGCTCAACTACAGGCTGGACCCCGTCAGGAGCAATGCAGCTGCTTATCTGCAGCATCTCACCTATAAGAATGATAAG gtGAAGTCCGATGTGCGTCGTCTGAAAGGCATTCCAGCACTGGTTTCTATGCTCGACAACCCACACAGAGAG GTTCACTACGCAGCCTGCGGCGCACTAAAGAACATCTCATATGGCAAAGATCAAGACAATAAGATTGCCATCAAGAACTGTGATGGCGTCCCGGCTCTGATCAGGCTGCTGAGGAAGACTCATGACCAGGATCTGACGGATGTTATCACAG GAACGCTGTGGAACTTATCGTCTCACGATTCTGTGAAAATGGAGATCGTGGATCATGCATTGCACGCCCTCTCCGACGAGGTGATGGTTCCCCATTCAGGCTGGGAGCGAGGGAGCAACGGAGCAGGTGGTGGGGAGGAAAACTGCAAGCCCAGACATCTTGAATGGGAGACGGCCCTCACCAACACAGCAGGCTGCCTGAG AAATGTGAGTTCAGAGCGAAGTGAGGCGAGGAGGAAGCTCAGGGAGTGCACGGGATTGGTCGACTCGCTCATGTACATTGTCAAGTCCCAAATTGACTGTAAAGATGTGGACAATAAG TTGACAGagaactgtgtgtgtctgctgagGAACCTGTCCTACCAAGTGCACCGTGAAATCCCCAACCCTGAGCGCTACCTGGAGGCCACACCAAACCACCAAGGCCCCGCCTACTCCAGCAATAAGGGCAGTTGCTTCGGTTCCCGCAAGAGCAAAG ATGAGTGGTTTTCCAAAG GAAGGAAAGATGAGGATACAGCTGATGATACAATAGACATTCCAAAAAGGAACTCACCTGCTCAAG GCTATGAGCTGTTGTATCAGCCGGAGGTGGTTCGCATCTACATGTCTCTGGTAAAGGAGTCCCAAAACCCCACAGTGTTGGAAGCTTCAGCTGGAGCTATTCAGAACCTGTGCGCTGGACACTGGAAT TATGGCAGATGCATCCGTGGCTTGGTGCGCAGGGAGAAAGGTTTATCCATGATGACGGAGCAGCTGGCTCATAACAACGACCGCGTAGTCCGAGCCATGTCCGGAGCCCTTCGCAACCTGGCCATTGATGGACGAAACAAAGAGCTACTAG GTAAACATGCGGTGCCTAACTTGGTAAATAACCTGCCTGGTGCTGGTCAGAGTCAGCCAGTGCGAACAGTGTCAGAAGAGACGGTGGTGTCTATACTGAGCACGCTCCATGAGGTGCTGGGCTCCAGTCTGGAAGCAGCCAAGACCCTCAGGGCTGCGAATGGCATCGAGAGACTGGTGCTCATCAACAAGGATGG TAATCGTTCCGATCGGGAGGTGCGTGGAGCCGGCCTAGTGCTGCAGACAGTTTGGGGCTACAAGGAGCTGCGGCGCACTTTGGAAAAGGATGGCTGGAAGAAGACAGACTTCATGGTCAACTTAAACCCTCCCACCAACAAACCCAATGGATATGAGGAAAGCACTCTGCCGCTTATAGACAAAG GTGGCAAAAGTGACCGGGACATGATTCCATTGAATGACATGGGACCAG ATGCCTACTCCACACTGGACCAGACGGGGAGAAGGAACACTCTGGATAACACACTCGGACCTACTGACAAAGATTTTGATCAG GGAGGGATGTATGGGGAGAGGCAGGCCTCCTTGCCTCTAATGGATTCTTACGATGGTTAG
- the ctnnd1 gene encoding catenin delta-1 isoform X5, translating into MEQCASTASLLASVREQERQFEMLSRALEEERRSCAGTLPRPLPNMQNGRIPCDADIERLTLNEGYINGTHHFRMEPGQVVQETFTVEEQPQEMPPIVSVETSEDGTTKRTETTVKKVVKTTTTRTVIPSVSDTLSVDGGGSVTGGYTTPADRIYRQGPGVPVPMDYPTQTVPRNYHYGPPVGPYDDYRTGPPSEVYTSLNRGAHMDDRYRPVHPDGYRTLDPNYRAPSRNQLDPYAAQPQVGPMGSGMELSSIPRFVPEPYGLEDDQRSMGYDEPDYGMGPPMHYSTVPRNPHAYPRAPPRRTGSYEGLLDGDMSGAGDYYWGGGAPLAQGERGSMASLDSTLRKGPGPGGWRQPELPEVIAMLNYRLDPVRSNAAAYLQHLTYKNDKVKSDVRRLKGIPALVSMLDNPHREVHYAACGALKNISYGKDQDNKIAIKNCDGVPALIRLLRKTHDQDLTDVITGTLWNLSSHDSVKMEIVDHALHALSDEVMVPHSGWERGSNGAGGGEENCKPRHLEWETALTNTAGCLRNVSSERSEARRKLRECTGLVDSLMYIVKSQIDCKDVDNKLTENCVCLLRNLSYQVHREIPNPERYLEATPNHQGPAYSSNKGSCFGSRKSKDEWFSKGRKDEDTADDTIDIPKRNSPAQGYELLYQPEVVRIYMSLVKESQNPTVLEASAGAIQNLCAGHWNYGRCIRGLVRREKGLSMMTEQLAHNNDRVVRAMSGALRNLAIDGRNKELLGKHAVPNLVNNLPGAGQSQPVRTVSEETVVSILSTLHEVLGSSLEAAKTLRAANGIERLVLINKDGNRSDREVRGAGLVLQTVWGYKELRRTLEKDGWKKTDFMVNLNPPTNKPNGYEESTLPLIDKGGKSDRDMIPLNDMGPDAYSTLDQTGRRNTLDNTLGPTDKDFDQDLTFH; encoded by the exons ATGGAGCAGTGTGCGAGTACGGCCTCCCTGCTGGCCTCGGTGCGGGAGCAGGAGAGGCAGTTTGAGATGCTGAGCCGAGCTCTGGAGGAGGAGCGGAGGTCGTGTGCTGGCACCTTGCCCCGCCCCCTCCCCAACATGCAG AACGGCCGCATTCCTTGTGATGCAGACATAGAAAGGCTGACATTGAACGAGGGTTACATCAACGGGACACATCAC TTCAGGATGGAGCCTGGTCAGGTGGTGCAGGAGACATTCACGGTGGAGGAACAACCCCAGGAGATGCCACCTATTGTGTCTGTGGAGACCAGTGAAGATGGGACAACAAAGCGTACAGAAACCACA GTAAAGAAAGTAGTAAAGACTACCACCACCCGCACAGTCATCCCTTCTGTGTCAGACACACTGTCAGTggatggtggaggctctgtgaCAGGTGGATACACTACACCCGCGGACCGAATCTACAGGCAGGGCCCTGGAGTTCCTGTGCCAATGGACTACCCCACTCAAACTGTGCCCCGAAACTACCACTACGGACCTCCAGTGGGACCTTATGACGACTACCGCACTGGACCTCCATCTGAGGTCTATACAAGCCTCAACAGGGGAGCTCACATGGATGATCGCTACAG ACCGGTTCATCCAGATGGGTATAGGACTCTAGATCCCAACTACAGAGCCCCCAGTAGGAACCAGTTGGACCCCTATGCTGCTCAGCCACAG GTTGGGCCTATGGGAAGTGGTATGGAGCTTTCCTCCATTCCAAGGTTTGTTCCAGAGCCATACGGTCTGGAGGATGACCAACGCAGCATGGGCTATGATGAGCCCGACTATGGCATGGGACCTCCAATGCATTACAGCACTGTGCCACGCAACCCCCATGCTTACCCTCGTGCACCGCCTCGCAGGACCGG GAGCTATGAGGGCCTCTTGGATGGCGACATGAGCGGTGCAGGAGATTACTACTGGGGTGGTGGTGCGCCGCTGGCTCAGGGTGAAAGAGGGAGCATGGCTTCATTGGACAGCACTCTAAGGAAAGGCCCAGGCCCCGGTGGCTGGCGTCAGCCAGAGTTGCCTGAGGTCATCGCCATGCTCAACTACAGGCTGGACCCCGTCAGGAGCAATGCAGCTGCTTATCTGCAGCATCTCACCTATAAGAATGATAAG gtGAAGTCCGATGTGCGTCGTCTGAAAGGCATTCCAGCACTGGTTTCTATGCTCGACAACCCACACAGAGAG GTTCACTACGCAGCCTGCGGCGCACTAAAGAACATCTCATATGGCAAAGATCAAGACAATAAGATTGCCATCAAGAACTGTGATGGCGTCCCGGCTCTGATCAGGCTGCTGAGGAAGACTCATGACCAGGATCTGACGGATGTTATCACAG GAACGCTGTGGAACTTATCGTCTCACGATTCTGTGAAAATGGAGATCGTGGATCATGCATTGCACGCCCTCTCCGACGAGGTGATGGTTCCCCATTCAGGCTGGGAGCGAGGGAGCAACGGAGCAGGTGGTGGGGAGGAAAACTGCAAGCCCAGACATCTTGAATGGGAGACGGCCCTCACCAACACAGCAGGCTGCCTGAG AAATGTGAGTTCAGAGCGAAGTGAGGCGAGGAGGAAGCTCAGGGAGTGCACGGGATTGGTCGACTCGCTCATGTACATTGTCAAGTCCCAAATTGACTGTAAAGATGTGGACAATAAG TTGACAGagaactgtgtgtgtctgctgagGAACCTGTCCTACCAAGTGCACCGTGAAATCCCCAACCCTGAGCGCTACCTGGAGGCCACACCAAACCACCAAGGCCCCGCCTACTCCAGCAATAAGGGCAGTTGCTTCGGTTCCCGCAAGAGCAAAG ATGAGTGGTTTTCCAAAG GAAGGAAAGATGAGGATACAGCTGATGATACAATAGACATTCCAAAAAGGAACTCACCTGCTCAAG GCTATGAGCTGTTGTATCAGCCGGAGGTGGTTCGCATCTACATGTCTCTGGTAAAGGAGTCCCAAAACCCCACAGTGTTGGAAGCTTCAGCTGGAGCTATTCAGAACCTGTGCGCTGGACACTGGAAT TATGGCAGATGCATCCGTGGCTTGGTGCGCAGGGAGAAAGGTTTATCCATGATGACGGAGCAGCTGGCTCATAACAACGACCGCGTAGTCCGAGCCATGTCCGGAGCCCTTCGCAACCTGGCCATTGATGGACGAAACAAAGAGCTACTAG GTAAACATGCGGTGCCTAACTTGGTAAATAACCTGCCTGGTGCTGGTCAGAGTCAGCCAGTGCGAACAGTGTCAGAAGAGACGGTGGTGTCTATACTGAGCACGCTCCATGAGGTGCTGGGCTCCAGTCTGGAAGCAGCCAAGACCCTCAGGGCTGCGAATGGCATCGAGAGACTGGTGCTCATCAACAAGGATGG TAATCGTTCCGATCGGGAGGTGCGTGGAGCCGGCCTAGTGCTGCAGACAGTTTGGGGCTACAAGGAGCTGCGGCGCACTTTGGAAAAGGATGGCTGGAAGAAGACAGACTTCATGGTCAACTTAAACCCTCCCACCAACAAACCCAATGGATATGAGGAAAGCACTCTGCCGCTTATAGACAAAG GTGGCAAAAGTGACCGGGACATGATTCCATTGAATGACATGGGACCAG ATGCCTACTCCACACTGGACCAGACGGGGAGAAGGAACACTCTGGATAACACACTCGGACCTACTGACAAAGATTTTGATCAG GACCTAACATTTCACTAA